The window CAAACTTTAGTTAAGTCGAATGGATTTAAGTGATAAGTTTTTGCGTCTTCAAAAGGCATAATTTGGATTTTTAACGTCCATTTTGGAAATTCGCCTCTTTCTATCGATTCAAATAAATCACGTTGTGAATGATCTGGATCTTGAGATTTCATATCAACAGCCTCATCATTTGTAAAATTTTGAATGCCTTGTTTTGTTTTGAAATGAAATTTAACGTAGAAACGTTCGTGATTTTCATTATATAAAGAAAACGTATGGCTACCAAAACCATCCATGTGGCGATAAGAAAATGGTGTTCCTCTGTCGCTCATCAAAATTAAAACTTGGTGTAAGCTCTCTGGATTTAAGCTCCAGAAATCCCACATCATCGTCGGACTTTTAGTATTGGTTTGAGGATCGCGTTTTTGAGTATGAATAAAATCTCCAAACTTTTTCGGGTCTTTAACAAAAAATACTGGCGTATTGTTACCAACTAAATCCCAATTGCCATCTTCAGTATAAAACTTTAAAGCAAATCCACGTGGATCGCGTTCACTATCTGCTGATCCTTTTTCGCCACCAACTGTAGAAAAGCGCAAAAATGTTCTGGTTTGCTTACCAATTTCAGAAAAAAGTTTAGCTTTTGTATATTTTGTAATATCATGGGTAACAGTAAAAGTTCCATAAGCGCCAGAACCCTTTGCATGTACTACGCGTTCCGGAATACGCTCACGGTTAAAGTGAGCCATTTTTTCCTGTAATATAAAATCTTGAATCAAAATGGGACCACGAGGGCCAACGGTCATGCTATCTTCGTTATTCGCATAAGGAATTCCGGATGCACTTGTTAGTTTTTTCTTTTCGCTCATGTTTAAGTTATTATGTTTTGCAATTATAAAAATGAGGTTTAAAAGCGATTTTCACAAACACTTAATATCTATTACATCATAGATATTATTGATATGGTTTTCCAATAAACCCAATACTAAATTTACAAATTTTTACTCATTGCGTGTGTAATTTATAGGTTGCGAAACAAAATCTATAACAGCGCACCATGTATAAGATGGATGCGGCTGGATACTGACGCCAACTATATTTAGCTTATTTTTTTGATCAATTATGTTAAATCGGTGTCCGAGAGAAGGAACGCCACAATCTAACAATAAATGGCAAACAATATCTAAACTTTTGGCGTATCCAAAATCAATATTTTCGCTCATTGTTTTGTTGGGGAAGTATTTCGATAGTCTTTTGGAAAACTTATCGCCGTTACTGCTTTCGTGTGTTTCTAAATTATTTCTATTTAAATCTTGAGCATGGTTACGACTTAGCGCAGTTAATTTATCATTTGGATAAAACATGGAAAGATTTTTAATGCCTCCAATATGTTTTAATAAAGATGTATAATAAGTGTTTGATCTAGTAATTTTTAGCTCGTTATAGTTTCTATATTTTTTTACTTTTGCATTGTAATTGTCTATATAATCTTGAAGAAACGTATTATAAAACTTTTCGCCATCAAGGCGGATTAAATTCATGTAGAGAATAATATCTTTCTCTTCGTTTGTCAAATAATCTGCATTCGCTGCAGTATTCGCTTTTTTAAATTCTGAATCAGTCCAGCTTTGTGCAAAAATTTTTGGACCGCTAAATAGAAAGATTATTGTAAAAAATAGATAGCGATACATCAGGACAGTTTGGATGATAACGCCAATTGATTTCTTTTATTTTACATGGTTATTTACAAAGAAACTGAAAATCAATAAATCGACAGTAATGGTAAACTTGCCGAAATATTATTGGATTTCGACAAGTTTAAAACCATAAGCTTTTATAAAAACATTCCGCCAGAAATTTCAATACGTTGGGCGTTTATCCATTTTGCTTCTTCGGTACATAAGAAAGCAACAGCGCCGCCAATATCATCAGGCAAACCCACACGACCTAAAGCAGTTTGAGAAGCAATCATTTTATTTAATCGTTCATTATCACGAACTGCGCCACCGCTAAAATCGGTTTCAATCGCACCTGGAGCTATGATATTTGATCGAATGCCTTTTGCACCTAATTCTTTTGCTTGATATCTGGTTAAAACTTCCATTGCGCCTTTCATTGCTCCATAAGCCGAACTTCCTGGCAAACTAAATCTTGCTAAGCCAGAAGAAATGTTGATAATGCCACCACCATCATTTAATATTTCTAAAGCTTTTTGAGTTAAAAAAAATGGACCTTTAAAGTGGATATTTACCAGATTATCAAAATCCTCTTCTTTTGTTTCTGCAAATGCAGCATGGTGTCCGATGCCGGCATTATTGACCAAGAAATCAAATTTATCTGCGTCAAAAGTAGATTGCAAAACAGATTTTATTTCCTTAAAAAAGGATTCGAAAGTTGTAGAATCTGCCACGTTTAGTTGTAATGCGGCTGCTTTTACACCTAGCTTTTTAATTTCTTCAACTGTATTTTCTGCTTCGTCTTTTTTCGATTGATAAGTAACGATTACATTGATTCCTTTTGCTGCGATTTTTAAGGCAGCATTTTTTCCTAATCCACGGCTACCACCGGTTACTAGCGCAATTTTATTTTTTGATTCCATTTTTTCTTTTTTTGTTCAACAAATGTAGATTGAAAATGGCTATAAAAATGGTGAGTAGTTAAGTTAAAATGGTGACACCTTAAGTATTATATGGTGATAACTTCCGCATTTGGAGATCGTGACAAAAAATAAGCTTCGCGATATTGTTTTGGCGTTTGACCAGAAAAGTGTTTAAAAAACTTGGTAAAGTTAGATGGATCATAAGTAAGCGTCCTCGCTATTTCAGCAATTGGTGTACTTAAATTTTGCAGCATTGATTTAGATATATCCATTAAACGTTCTTCAAAAAAGAAACATGGAGAATGGCCTGTCGCAGATTTTATGGTATTGCTTAAATGTGTAGGATGGACGTGAATAAGTTCTGCAAAATCTCTCACTTCAAACATTACAGTAGTTCTGCCAGAAACCACATCATCAAGGTGCTTATCTAATTCCCTTAAATAATCTGCTGCGATTTCATGTTGACGGGCAAAAAATTTTTGAGGAATTTTCATATTGATGATTTGATTAACTACCAAATATAATGCAGATTGAGTTCAACTCAATTATTACTTTACTTTTTTACCTTTGCCCAACCAAATTAAACTATTCACAATCATTTGGTTTTGTATTTCATTACCAAAAGTATATGATAAAGTTTTGTTGGTTTGATCAATTTTATGTTCATAATCAATATCGTTATGACCCATATTTACATAAACCATTTTATAATTTTTATTGCTCCAAACTACCGGGAAGTATCCACTATGCCAAATTTCGGATTCTTTAGGACCAGTTCCTAAAGGAAAACTGGTAGAATCTATTGCAAGTAAAATATTAATTTCAGGATTTTTCCTTAAATCATTTTGCCAACGATACCACTCGTTTGGTTGCGCTTTGAATGTTGAAGGCAATTTTTTCGTTACCGGATGTTTTATGTTTTCAACTTTTAAAATAGCGGTTGTTGGTCGCCAAGTATTGCTGCCATATTCACCCGAACCTAGAAATATGTTATGGTACCAATCCCAATTCATATCATAAGTTGAATTTTTTAGTGCAAACGCTGAAAAATGGAAACCCATCCAACCACCTCCATTTTCCATGTATTTTTGAAATGCTGCTCTTTGTTCAGGTCGTTCTGGGCGAGTATCTAAGAATAAAACAACCTGGTATTTCGAAAGGAATTTGGAATTAAGATTCTCCCAGTTCGTTGTAGAATCATAACTAAAATTGTACTTTTCAGCCATTTCCGGAAACCACCTATTAGCCTCATGTACAAAGCTAATATGCGCTTGATCGTTTTTTCCAGTGTAAAAGGCTATTACTTTAAACTTTGATTTTACGTTGTTTGCAAAATTTAAAGTTGTAGAAAATAATAGTATAACGAGGATGAAAAATTTCTTATTCATTTGGTTAGATTAAGGAATAAAATTAATAAAAACGATAATCATTTTCTTCTTAAAACCAATCAGATTTAGATTTTATTACCGTATTAACCCGTTCAATTAATTGATGTAATTTTCAATAAAAAAGTCGCAAGTAAAAACCTGCGACTAAATATTAAAAAACCAAACTTAGCTGTTATAAGGTAGTTAATCTATGCTAATAACGTTTTCCAACTTACTGCTTTTCCAATAATATCAGCTAAATCGGCTATTGCAATGCGTTCTTGTTCCATGCTATCGCGATGGCGAATCGTAACCGTATTATCTTCCAAACTCTGATGATCTACAGTAACACAAAATGGCGTTCCAACAGCATCTTGACGGCGATAACGCTTGCCGATTGCATCTTTTTCTTCATAATTACAGTTGAAATCGAATTTCAAAGTATCCATAATCTCGCGGGCTTTTTCTGGCAAACCGTCTTTTTTAGTTAATGGGAAAATTGCCACTTTTATTGGCGCCAAAGCAGGGTGGAGGCGCAACAAAGTACGACTATCTTGTTTGTCTTCTGTGCTCAAATCTTGCTCTTCAAAAGCATTAATCATCGTTAATAAAAACATACGATCCAATCCGATAGAAGTTTCGATAACATAAGGAACGTAGTTTCCGTAAGGCTTACCATCTTCGTTTAAGTCGTTATCAAAATATTGCAATTTCTTACCAGAAAACTCTTGGTGCTGCGTTAAATCGAAATCCGTACGACTATGGATTCCTTCAACTTCTTTAAATCCGAAGGGAAATTCGAATTCGATATCTGTAGCTGCATTTGCGTAATGCGCCAATTTAACATGATCATGGTAACGATATTTTTCAGAAGGAGTTCCTAAAGCCATATGCCATTTTAAACGGGCGTCTTTCCAATATTCAAACCACTTTTTATCTTCACCTGGACGAACGAAAAACTGCATTTCCATTTGTTCAAATTCACGCATCCTCATAATAAATTGGCGGGCAATTACTTCGTTTCTAAAAGCTTTACCAATTTGAGCAATACCAAACGGAATTTTCATTCTTCCAGATTTCTGAACGTTCAGAAAGTTTACAAAAATACCTTGTGCAGTCTCCGGACGAAGATAAACTTCATCACTTCCTTCTGCCATTGCGCCGAATTGCGTGCTAAACATCAGGTTAAACTGGCGAACATCTGTCCAGTTTGAAGTTTTTGAAATTGGGCAAATAACCTTATAATCGATGATTAAATCTTTTAGCTGTGCTAAGTTTTCAGATTTCAGCGCTAAGTTCATCTCAACTTCTAAAGCCAGGCCTTTTTTAACAAATTTCCAACTAGATTCATCAACAAAAGGATACTTAGCGTTATCTAAAATTCCTGTTTCATCTTTAAAACTAGGTATCCAGCTTGCTTGCCCTTCATCACTTAAACTTAATATTTCTTCTTTAAAGGCCTCAAATTTAGCTTTGTTTTCTGCAGAGAAACTAGTCAATTCCGAATATAATTCATCAATTTTATTTTCCAATAATTGATCAGCACGATAACGTTTGTTCGAGTCTTTATTATCAATCATTGGATCATTGAAACCATCAACGTGTCCACTGGCTTTCCAAACTTTCGGGTGCATAAATATTGCAGAATCGATGCCTACAATGTTTTCATGCATTTGTACCATTGCTTTCCACCAATACGTTTTGATGTTGTTTTTTAATTCGGCACCCAATTGCCCGTAATCGTAAACGGCACTTAAGCCATCATATATTTCGCTGCTTTGGAACACGAAACCGTATTCTTTAGCGTGTGATATTACATTTTTAAATTGTTCGTCGTTATTCTTTTGAGCCATAATGGTGGCAAAGATAATAAATAAGGTAAAAGGTAAGCGGTAAAACCTAAAAGGTTTTGATCAATGTAAGCGGAATAGCCTGACTATTAGGAAGCTTTTCCATTTACAAAGTTGTTAGTGCAGAAGATTACATTATTAATTGCAAACCTAATCTTCAAAATTGTTTTAACAAAAAAAACCTGTGCTGCCGAGTTCAGCAACACAGGTTTAGATAAGAGCATAATTTAATTCAAGCTTTTAAATGCTGACGTCCCGTTCTTCTTCAACATTTAATACACCTTCAATTTTCTCGATATCTGCAATTTTTTGATTCCCTGGAACAACCACAACTACACCAATCGCGTCTAATATTTCTACATCTTTAATGCCTATTAAACCCAATTCGTTTACAACTTTGCTCATAGAATCATCTTTTACAGATATTAACCATTTCGTTTTCATCTTGTCATTTTTTCAATTGGACCAATTGGATCGCTAGGGAATTTAGGATTCACTAAAATGGGAACTCTATCAATTGGGGTTTTAATTAATCGTGTTTTTGTTGGTGCTTGTACCAATCCGGCGCCTACATCTCTAGTAGGTAAAGCTAAAGCTTTTGCGGTTGAAGTTAATTTTTTCCACAAATTAATGCCTCTAAGTCCAGATGCTTGCGCCCATAATGCTGCAATTCCTGCAACATGCGGCGTTGCCATACTGGTTCCGCTCCAGCTTGCATATTTTGTAGGTAACTTTGTAGATGAATAAACATTTACACCTGGTGCAGCAATATCTACAGCGCCGTAAGTAGGGTAAAGGCCGCCGTTAGAAAAGCTTGCGACATTCATGTTAATATCTAATGCGCCAACAGCCATTATTGATGGGCAATTTGCAGGGTGCATTACCTGTTTTACAACTCCTGGTCTTGCAGAATCGTTCCCTGCTGCGGCAATTATTAAAGTGCCCTGTGCCAGCGCTCTAGCTGCTGCGGTTTCAAAAACGGCAGAATATCCTGTTCCGTTTACCATTCCTCTTAACGACATGCTCACTACATCGCAACGGTTAGCGATTGCCCAGTTAATACCGGCTAAAATTGCTCCATCTCCACCAGATCCGCCATTGCTTAATACTTTTCCAATAAAAATACTAGCTGCATATGCAATGCCATATCTTTCGGTTGCCGATGGCGAACTAGCTGGACCGCAAGAAGTACCAGTGCAATGTGTGCCGTGGCCATGACCATCTTGCGTACTTTCGCCTGAGATAAAACTTTGGTGAGTAATGGCACGACCTCTAAAATCAGGGTGATTGAAATCAAAACCAGTATCTAAAATGGCAACTTTAATTCCTGCACCATTGTAAGGGTTGTATCTTAAAAAATTTGTAGGTACAACATTTGTAGCTTTTAAACCCCATGTAGCGCCAACAGATTCTACTTCAGATTCTTGCTCTTGATAACTGTACTCCTCATTTTCAGCTCCAACCAACAAATTTGTCATTTGGTTTACTGCATCTCTGTAACCTTCAACATAGTTTTGAGTGCTTTCGTCAAGCATTCCGATAGCATAAACTATTCGTTCTTTTTCAACGATCATTTCATTATCGCCAAGGCTGCTGATGGAATTTGCTGATGCTGGTTTCTCATTCACAATAGCGATTCCCAATTTGTCTAACACAATACCATCGGTTTTAGCCAGGTCTTTGTCGGTAAAAAACTCATTTTCGAAATCTAATGAGCTTTTTAAATTTAATCCGCTAACAGAATTAATTTGATTAATAGAATCTGATGTGGTAGATCCTTCTGGTAGTAGCACAAGGTATTTTCCGGTGTACTCTACTTTGTCTTCTTTTTTCAACGTTTTTGACATGATTTTAAGTTTTAAATTTTCGCCTACTTTATTATGGATTTTCAGCTTCTTCCTTTCGTGTTGGTTGATGTTAAACACGATTCAAAATTGCGACAGATCGATAAAAAATTCAATAGGTAAAACCCTAAAATTCAGTTGTTAATCAACTAAATAAAAGGCCGTAGAAACAGCAATAAAATATGGGGAAAACCCCATCAGGTTTCCGTAAAAGATTTATAATTTTTGTAAATAAAACTTAACTTTAATTAAAACTCAAAACTTATGGAAAAGCAACATTTACTTAGCTACGCAATCGT is drawn from Pedobacter mucosus and contains these coding sequences:
- a CDS encoding SDR family NAD(P)-dependent oxidoreductase, which codes for MESKNKIALVTGGSRGLGKNAALKIAAKGINVIVTYQSKKDEAENTVEEIKKLGVKAAALQLNVADSTTFESFFKEIKSVLQSTFDADKFDFLVNNAGIGHHAAFAETKEEDFDNLVNIHFKGPFFLTQKALEILNDGGGIINISSGLARFSLPGSSAYGAMKGAMEVLTRYQAKELGAKGIRSNIIAPGAIETDFSGGAVRDNERLNKMIASQTALGRVGLPDDIGGAVAFLCTEEAKWINAQRIEISGGMFL
- a CDS encoding CAP domain-containing protein; this encodes MYRYLFFTIIFLFSGPKIFAQSWTDSEFKKANTAANADYLTNEEKDIILYMNLIRLDGEKFYNTFLQDYIDNYNAKVKKYRNYNELKITRSNTYYTSLLKHIGGIKNLSMFYPNDKLTALSRNHAQDLNRNNLETHESSNGDKFSKRLSKYFPNKTMSENIDFGYAKSLDIVCHLLLDCGVPSLGHRFNIIDQKNKLNIVGVSIQPHPSYTWCAVIDFVSQPINYTRNE
- a CDS encoding glycine--tRNA ligase; translated protein: MAQKNNDEQFKNVISHAKEYGFVFQSSEIYDGLSAVYDYGQLGAELKNNIKTYWWKAMVQMHENIVGIDSAIFMHPKVWKASGHVDGFNDPMIDNKDSNKRYRADQLLENKIDELYSELTSFSAENKAKFEAFKEEILSLSDEGQASWIPSFKDETGILDNAKYPFVDESSWKFVKKGLALEVEMNLALKSENLAQLKDLIIDYKVICPISKTSNWTDVRQFNLMFSTQFGAMAEGSDEVYLRPETAQGIFVNFLNVQKSGRMKIPFGIAQIGKAFRNEVIARQFIMRMREFEQMEMQFFVRPGEDKKWFEYWKDARLKWHMALGTPSEKYRYHDHVKLAHYANAATDIEFEFPFGFKEVEGIHSRTDFDLTQHQEFSGKKLQYFDNDLNEDGKPYGNYVPYVIETSIGLDRMFLLTMINAFEEQDLSTEDKQDSRTLLRLHPALAPIKVAIFPLTKKDGLPEKAREIMDTLKFDFNCNYEEKDAIGKRYRRQDAVGTPFCVTVDHQSLEDNTVTIRHRDSMEQERIAIADLADIIGKAVSWKTLLA
- a CDS encoding S8 family peptidase — translated: MSKTLKKEDKVEYTGKYLVLLPEGSTTSDSINQINSVSGLNLKSSLDFENEFFTDKDLAKTDGIVLDKLGIAIVNEKPASANSISSLGDNEMIVEKERIVYAIGMLDESTQNYVEGYRDAVNQMTNLLVGAENEEYSYQEQESEVESVGATWGLKATNVVPTNFLRYNPYNGAGIKVAILDTGFDFNHPDFRGRAITHQSFISGESTQDGHGHGTHCTGTSCGPASSPSATERYGIAYAASIFIGKVLSNGGSGGDGAILAGINWAIANRCDVVSMSLRGMVNGTGYSAVFETAAARALAQGTLIIAAAGNDSARPGVVKQVMHPANCPSIMAVGALDINMNVASFSNGGLYPTYGAVDIAAPGVNVYSSTKLPTKYASWSGTSMATPHVAGIAALWAQASGLRGINLWKKLTSTAKALALPTRDVGAGLVQAPTKTRLIKTPIDRVPILVNPKFPSDPIGPIEKMTR
- a CDS encoding helix-turn-helix domain-containing protein, with the translated sequence MKIPQKFFARQHEIAADYLRELDKHLDDVVSGRTTVMFEVRDFAELIHVHPTHLSNTIKSATGHSPCFFFEERLMDISKSMLQNLSTPIAEIARTLTYDPSNFTKFFKHFSGQTPKQYREAYFLSRSPNAEVITI
- a CDS encoding catalase, whose product is MSEKKKLTSASGIPYANNEDSMTVGPRGPILIQDFILQEKMAHFNRERIPERVVHAKGSGAYGTFTVTHDITKYTKAKLFSEIGKQTRTFLRFSTVGGEKGSADSERDPRGFALKFYTEDGNWDLVGNNTPVFFVKDPKKFGDFIHTQKRDPQTNTKSPTMMWDFWSLNPESLHQVLILMSDRGTPFSYRHMDGFGSHTFSLYNENHERFYVKFHFKTKQGIQNFTNDEAVDMKSQDPDHSQRDLFESIERGEFPKWTLKIQIMPFEDAKTYHLNPFDLTKVWPHGDYPLIEVGELELNTNPDNYFAHVEQAAFAPAHVVDGIYYSPDKMLQGRILSYPDAQRYRLGGNYEQIPVNRCPYMTNNYQRDGLMAVNGNGGSAPNYFPNSFDDIEVDESYSQPAWPLDSLLADQYDRNAEGENDHYTQPGNLFRLMDPEAKKNTIANIVGAMGGINGVKKDEIINRQLCHWFRADMSLGLGIAKGLNLNLDQAMEGMVHPDPAHKATNA
- a CDS encoding ThuA domain-containing protein; its protein translation is MNKKFFILVILLFSTTLNFANNVKSKFKVIAFYTGKNDQAHISFVHEANRWFPEMAEKYNFSYDSTTNWENLNSKFLSKYQVVLFLDTRPERPEQRAAFQKYMENGGGWMGFHFSAFALKNSTYDMNWDWYHNIFLGSGEYGSNTWRPTTAILKVENIKHPVTKKLPSTFKAQPNEWYRWQNDLRKNPEINILLAIDSTSFPLGTGPKESEIWHSGYFPVVWSNKNYKMVYVNMGHNDIDYEHKIDQTNKTLSYTFGNEIQNQMIVNSLIWLGKGKKVK